In one Streptomyces sp. NBC_01241 genomic region, the following are encoded:
- a CDS encoding ABC transporter ATP-binding protein — translation MRIQPPGLTPTVARATIFEDVTVIATESLSKRFPRVTALDRLSLDIGPGVTGLVGSNGAGKSTLIKILLGLSPATEGRAAVLGLDVATSGAAIRERVGYMPEHDCLPPDVSATEFVVHMARMSGLPPTAARERTADTLRHVGLYEERYRPIGGYSTGMKQRVKLAQALVHDPQLVLLDEPTNGLDPVGRDEMLGLIRRVYTDFGISVLVTSHLLGELERTCDHVVVIDGGTLLRSSSTSDFTQTTTTLAVEVTDSDTHPDGTDALRQALTGAGVKLVGHDGLDGQGLPGAGHILLIEATGEETYDIVRDSVAALGLGLVRMEQRRHHIAEVFRTEGEPQAAAVAHTAPAVVGAVQQKGSGR, via the coding sequence ATGCGGATCCAGCCGCCTGGGCTGACGCCCACTGTGGCCCGCGCCACTATCTTCGAAGACGTGACTGTGATCGCGACCGAAAGCCTGAGCAAGCGGTTCCCCCGGGTGACCGCGCTTGACCGGCTCTCCTTGGACATCGGACCCGGTGTGACCGGCCTGGTGGGTTCCAACGGGGCCGGCAAGTCCACATTGATCAAGATCCTGCTGGGTTTGTCCCCCGCCACCGAAGGCCGGGCCGCGGTGCTTGGGCTCGACGTCGCCACCAGTGGCGCCGCCATCCGGGAGCGCGTCGGCTACATGCCCGAGCACGACTGCCTGCCACCGGACGTCTCGGCCACCGAGTTCGTCGTTCACATGGCGCGGATGTCCGGACTGCCACCGACGGCGGCGCGCGAGCGGACCGCCGACACCCTGCGCCACGTCGGTCTGTACGAAGAGCGCTACCGCCCCATCGGCGGCTACTCGACCGGCATGAAGCAGCGCGTGAAACTGGCCCAGGCACTGGTCCACGACCCGCAGCTGGTGCTGCTCGACGAGCCGACCAACGGTCTGGACCCGGTCGGCCGCGACGAGATGCTGGGGCTGATCCGCCGTGTATACACGGACTTCGGCATCTCGGTCCTGGTCACCTCGCACCTCCTGGGCGAGCTCGAACGCACCTGTGACCACGTCGTCGTCATCGACGGCGGGACACTGCTGCGCTCCAGTTCCACCAGCGACTTCACCCAGACCACCACGACCCTCGCGGTCGAGGTCACCGACAGCGACACCCACCCGGACGGCACCGACGCGCTGCGCCAGGCCCTCACCGGGGCCGGCGTCAAGCTCGTGGGCCACGACGGTCTCGACGGGCAGGGGCTGCCCGGTGCGGGCCACATCCTGCTGATCGAGGCAACCGGCGAGGAGACGTACGACATCGTGCGAGACAGCGTCGCCGCGCTCGGACTCGGTCTCGTACGGATGGAGCAGCGGCGCCATCACATCGCCGAGGTCTTCCGTACCGAAGGGGAACCGCAGGCCGCAGCCGTGGCACACACCGCGCCCGCGGTTGTCGGGGCCGTACAGCAGAAGGGGAGCGGTCGGTGA
- a CDS encoding Cof-type HAD-IIB family hydrolase, with protein sequence MTSATDSPSPAAPRLIATDLDGTLLRDDKTVSDRTVAALAAAEEAGIEVFFVTGRPARWMDVVSDHVHGHGLAICANGAAVADLHADGKLVKVRPLARHIALDVVHTLRAAAPGTSFAVELTTGIHYEPAYPPFHLDPGATVAVAEKLLHEETPGAGAPVLKLLAHHAELAPDDFLALARTAAGDRASFTRSSPTALLEVSGPGVSKASTLALCCAERGISPAEVVAFGDMPNDVEMLSWAGTSYAMGNAHPAALAAASGRTAANGDDGVAVVIERILAEHRTSDAPR encoded by the coding sequence GTGACCTCAGCTACCGACTCGCCTTCGCCTGCCGCTCCCCGGCTGATTGCCACCGACCTGGACGGCACCCTGCTGCGCGACGACAAGACCGTCTCGGACCGTACGGTCGCCGCGCTCGCCGCCGCCGAGGAGGCCGGGATCGAGGTCTTCTTCGTCACCGGACGCCCGGCGCGCTGGATGGATGTCGTCAGCGACCATGTCCACGGCCACGGCCTGGCGATCTGCGCGAACGGCGCCGCGGTGGCCGATCTGCACGCGGACGGCAAGCTCGTCAAGGTCCGCCCGCTGGCACGCCACATCGCCCTCGACGTCGTGCACACCCTGCGTGCCGCCGCCCCCGGCACCTCCTTCGCCGTCGAACTGACCACCGGCATCCACTACGAGCCGGCCTACCCGCCCTTCCACCTGGACCCGGGTGCCACCGTCGCCGTCGCGGAGAAACTGCTCCACGAGGAGACACCGGGCGCCGGCGCCCCCGTACTGAAGCTCCTCGCCCACCACGCCGAACTGGCTCCGGACGACTTCCTCGCCCTGGCCCGTACGGCAGCCGGCGACCGGGCCTCGTTCACCCGGTCCAGCCCCACGGCCCTGCTGGAAGTCAGCGGCCCGGGGGTCTCCAAGGCCAGCACCCTGGCGCTCTGCTGCGCCGAGCGCGGCATCTCGCCCGCCGAGGTCGTCGCCTTCGGCGACATGCCCAACGACGTGGAGATGCTCAGCTGGGCGGGCACCTCGTACGCGATGGGCAACGCCCACCCGGCCGCGCTCGCCGCCGCGTCCGGCCGGACCGCCGCCAACGGCGACGATGGCGTCGCGGTCGTCATCGAGCGCATCCTCGCCGAGCACCGGACGTCCGACGCCCCGCGCTGA
- a CDS encoding ABC transporter permease → MSTETGAVSGSETSRIHNIGYRSYDGARLGRGYARRSLYSQSLRGSFGLGRSAKSKVLPMLLFGVMCMIAAIIVAVAIATPGSTALPIKYTAYAIYLQAVIGLFLAAQAPQSVSRDLRFKSVPLYFSRPIERVDYVVAKLTAMASALFILTGAPLVILYAGALLGKFDFVEQTKGFGQGMVSVGLLSVLFAGLGLVMAALTPRRGFGVAAVIAVLTISYGAVSTVQAIAWQTDSAGAIEWLGLFSPITLIDGVQTAFLGANSAFPGGEGPGAGAGVVYLIAVLALVAGSYAVLMRRYRRVGL, encoded by the coding sequence ATGAGCACTGAGACCGGGGCCGTGAGCGGGAGCGAGACCTCCCGGATCCACAACATCGGGTACCGCTCCTACGACGGCGCGCGGCTGGGCCGCGGCTATGCGCGGCGCTCGCTCTACTCGCAGTCCCTGCGAGGTTCTTTCGGACTGGGGCGGTCCGCCAAGTCCAAGGTGCTGCCGATGCTGCTCTTCGGTGTGATGTGCATGATCGCGGCGATCATCGTCGCCGTCGCCATTGCCACCCCGGGAAGCACGGCTCTGCCGATCAAGTACACGGCGTACGCGATCTATCTGCAGGCCGTCATCGGCCTCTTCCTTGCCGCGCAGGCACCCCAGTCGGTCTCCCGGGACTTGCGTTTCAAGAGCGTGCCGCTGTATTTCTCACGGCCGATCGAGCGGGTCGACTATGTCGTCGCGAAGCTGACGGCCATGGCGTCCGCGCTCTTCATTCTCACCGGGGCGCCGCTCGTCATCCTCTATGCGGGCGCGCTGCTCGGGAAGTTCGACTTCGTCGAGCAGACCAAGGGGTTCGGACAGGGGATGGTGTCGGTGGGGCTGCTCTCCGTACTCTTCGCAGGTCTGGGGCTGGTGATGGCCGCGCTGACACCACGCCGCGGTTTCGGTGTCGCCGCCGTGATCGCCGTGCTGACCATCTCCTACGGCGCGGTCTCCACGGTCCAGGCCATCGCCTGGCAGACGGACTCCGCCGGGGCCATCGAGTGGCTGGGGCTCTTCTCCCCCATCACGCTGATCGACGGTGTGCAGACCGCGTTCCTCGGGGCCAATTCGGCCTTCCCCGGAGGGGAAGGCCCGGGGGCCGGGGCCGGCGTGGTCTATCTGATCGCTGTTCTCGCGCTCGTCGCCGGCTCGTACGCCGTACTGATGCGCCGCTACCGGAGGGTCGGGCTGTGA
- a CDS encoding LLM class flavin-dependent oxidoreductase yields the protein MRLSTVILPIHRWNEGQKFWQRAEDMGFHAAYTYDHLSWRTFRDGPWFGAVPTLTAAAAATQRLRLGTLVTSPNFRHPVTLAKDLITLDDVSRGRVTLGIGAGGNGFDATTLRRSDEEAWTPRERADHFDEFVPLLDQLLRESSVTYEGRFYAANEARNIPGCVQRPRLPFAVAATGPRGMKLAARYGQAWVTTGDPKLYEAGTPEQSVEAMRGQLTKLGAACESSGRDVAELDKILLTGFTPDRPLKSFDAFVDFAGTHFALGFTEIVIHWPVPDSDFAADEKIFERIATEGLSQLGR from the coding sequence ATGCGTCTGAGCACTGTGATTCTTCCGATCCACCGCTGGAACGAGGGCCAGAAGTTCTGGCAGCGCGCCGAGGACATGGGGTTCCACGCCGCCTACACCTACGACCACCTGTCCTGGCGGACGTTCCGCGACGGACCCTGGTTCGGCGCGGTACCGACTCTCACCGCCGCGGCCGCCGCCACCCAACGGCTGCGCCTGGGCACTCTCGTCACCTCCCCCAACTTCCGGCACCCCGTCACGCTGGCCAAGGACCTCATCACTCTGGACGACGTCTCCCGCGGACGCGTCACCCTCGGCATCGGCGCCGGCGGCAACGGATTCGATGCCACGACGCTGCGCCGGAGCGACGAGGAGGCCTGGACGCCGCGCGAACGGGCTGATCACTTCGACGAGTTCGTACCGCTGCTCGACCAGCTGCTGCGGGAGTCCTCGGTGACGTACGAAGGCCGGTTCTACGCTGCGAACGAGGCCCGGAACATCCCCGGCTGTGTGCAGCGGCCGCGGCTGCCCTTCGCGGTGGCCGCCACCGGGCCGCGCGGGATGAAGCTCGCCGCGCGGTACGGCCAGGCATGGGTCACCACGGGCGACCCGAAGCTGTACGAAGCGGGCACCCCGGAGCAGTCCGTGGAGGCCATGCGCGGGCAGCTCACCAAGCTGGGCGCGGCCTGCGAGTCCAGCGGCCGGGATGTCGCCGAGCTGGACAAGATCCTTCTCACCGGTTTCACACCGGACCGTCCGCTGAAGTCCTTCGACGCCTTCGTGGACTTCGCGGGCACCCACTTCGCGCTGGGCTTCACGGAGATCGTCATTCACTGGCCGGTCCCCGACTCCGACTTCGCCGCGGACGAGAAGATCTTCGAGCGCATCGCCACCGAGGGCCTGTCCCAGCTCGGCCGCTGA
- a CDS encoding M24 family metallopeptidase, producing MASAVKDEQAPELRGFREVQRLAYDCAEAVAARLRPGVTEREAARMQRDWLRERGVRDWFHLPFAWFGDRTAFAGFKVPLQFFPTHRKLEPGMPFILDMAPVYKGFTADIGYSGCLGLSPLHDKLLADLEVHRELILREVRERRPLREIYEDVERLMIKQGYANRHRAYPFGVIAHKVDRVTERRWSPHVFGFGTQSLKGLVSDALHGHRDGWSPLWSPYRFSDHPPQPGLWAVEPHLGFRGTGAKFEEILVVTDSKDPEQSAFWLDDDLPHVRRWAEERVTA from the coding sequence ATGGCCTCGGCAGTGAAGGACGAACAGGCCCCGGAGCTGCGGGGGTTCAGAGAGGTGCAGCGTCTCGCGTACGACTGCGCGGAGGCGGTCGCCGCCCGGCTCCGGCCGGGGGTGACCGAGCGCGAGGCGGCCCGGATGCAGCGCGACTGGCTGCGCGAGCGCGGGGTGCGGGACTGGTTCCACCTCCCCTTCGCCTGGTTCGGGGACCGCACGGCCTTCGCCGGCTTCAAAGTGCCCCTGCAGTTCTTCCCGACCCATCGGAAGCTGGAGCCGGGGATGCCGTTCATCCTCGACATGGCCCCGGTGTACAAGGGGTTCACGGCGGACATCGGCTATTCCGGCTGCCTCGGTCTCAGCCCGCTGCACGACAAGCTCCTGGCCGATCTGGAAGTCCACCGCGAGCTGATTCTGCGCGAAGTGCGGGAGCGGCGCCCGCTGCGTGAGATCTACGAGGACGTCGAACGCCTGATGATCAAGCAGGGGTACGCCAACAGACATCGCGCGTATCCCTTCGGCGTCATCGCGCACAAGGTCGACCGCGTCACCGAACGCCGCTGGTCCCCGCATGTGTTCGGCTTCGGCACCCAGTCGCTCAAGGGGCTTGTGAGCGACGCACTGCACGGACACCGGGACGGCTGGTCGCCGCTGTGGAGTCCGTACCGCTTCTCCGACCATCCGCCGCAGCCCGGGCTGTGGGCGGTCGAACCCCACCTCGGATTCCGGGGTACGGGCGCCAAGTTCGAGGAGATCCTGGTGGTCACCGACTCCAAGGACCCCGAACAGAGCGCCTTCTGGCTGGACGACGATCTGCCGCATGTGCGGCGCTGGGCCGAGGAGAGGGTGACGGCATGA
- a CDS encoding HAD family hydrolase produces the protein MTFPYKLIATDLDGTLLRNDETVSERTRAALSAVTAAGAAHIIVTGRAVPWTRHILDDLHYEGLAVCGQGAQVYHAGERKLLTSLTLDRQLAGLALSKVEAEVGPLALAASRDGLDGDVLVGPGYRVQESPLPAVFAEDPAELWSAPLNKVYIQHPDLDDDALAKAARAAVGNLVDVVMAGPGVVEILPLGLSKATGLSLAARRLGVTAADTLAFGDMPNDIPMFAWAQRGVAMANAHADLKAVAQEITASNEDDGIAVVLEQLL, from the coding sequence GTGACCTTTCCGTACAAGCTCATCGCGACCGATCTCGACGGCACGCTGCTGCGTAACGACGAGACGGTCTCCGAACGCACCCGTGCGGCGCTGTCCGCGGTCACCGCGGCCGGTGCCGCACACATCATCGTCACCGGCCGCGCGGTTCCGTGGACCCGGCACATCCTGGACGACCTGCACTACGAGGGGCTCGCGGTCTGCGGCCAGGGCGCGCAGGTCTACCACGCGGGCGAACGCAAGCTGCTGACCTCGCTGACGCTGGACCGGCAGCTCGCCGGTCTCGCGCTGTCCAAGGTCGAGGCCGAGGTCGGCCCGTTGGCACTGGCGGCGAGCCGCGACGGGCTCGACGGCGATGTGCTGGTCGGTCCCGGCTACCGCGTACAGGAAAGTCCCCTTCCGGCCGTCTTCGCCGAGGACCCGGCCGAGTTGTGGTCGGCCCCCCTGAACAAGGTGTACATCCAGCATCCCGATCTCGACGACGACGCACTGGCGAAGGCCGCGCGAGCGGCTGTCGGGAATCTGGTGGACGTGGTCATGGCCGGTCCGGGCGTGGTGGAGATCCTGCCTCTGGGACTGAGCAAGGCGACCGGCCTCTCGCTGGCCGCGCGCCGGCTGGGTGTGACGGCCGCGGACACCCTGGCCTTCGGCGACATGCCGAACGACATCCCGATGTTCGCCTGGGCGCAGCGGGGTGTCGCGATGGCCAACGCGCATGCGGATCTGAAGGCCGTGGCCCAGGAGATCACCGCGTCCAACGAGGACGACGGCATAGCTGTGGTGCTGGAGCAGCTGCTGTAG
- a CDS encoding RNA 2'-phosphotransferase translates to MDERRTVKVSKYLSKHLRHQPARIGITLDANGRVPIGELLRATARNNFPITRSELDHVVAVNDKQRFAVENGRIRASQGHTVPVDLALPPAEPPAYLYHGTVGSALDAIRREGLRPMNRTHVHLSPDRETATRVGARRGRPVVLSVDAGALHRAGHTFYVSANGVWLTAAVPPAFLRFRG, encoded by the coding sequence ATGGACGAAAGACGCACCGTCAAGGTGTCCAAGTACCTCTCCAAACACCTTCGGCACCAGCCGGCGCGGATCGGCATCACGCTCGACGCCAACGGCCGGGTGCCGATCGGCGAACTGCTGCGCGCCACGGCCCGCAACAACTTCCCGATCACCCGGAGCGAGCTCGACCATGTAGTTGCCGTCAACGACAAACAGCGCTTCGCCGTCGAGAACGGCCGTATTCGCGCCAGCCAGGGCCACACCGTCCCGGTGGACCTCGCCCTCCCGCCGGCCGAGCCGCCCGCGTACCTCTACCACGGCACCGTCGGCAGCGCGCTGGACGCCATCCGCAGGGAGGGGCTGCGACCCATGAACCGCACGCATGTCCACCTCTCGCCCGACCGTGAGACCGCGACCAGGGTCGGGGCCCGGCGCGGCCGCCCCGTGGTCCTGTCCGTGGACGCGGGCGCCCTGCACCGCGCGGGCCACACCTTCTACGTCAGCGCCAACGGAGTCTGGCTCACCGCTGCCGTGCCGCCGGCGTTCCTGAGATTCCGCGGCTGA
- a CDS encoding ABC transporter permease: MYDPTVARLTYRALLGRRRAAILFVLPALLVLIAVAVRMFAGADDQVASDVLGGFAIATMVPLIGVIAGTGAIGPEIDDGSIVYLLAKPVKRPTIIFTKLIVAIAVTMVFSALPTLIAGLILNGNGQQIAVAYTIAALVASIAYSSLFLLLGTVSRHAVVFGLVYALVWEALFGTLVPGARTLSVQQWSLAVAEKVGGAGTITSDVGLPVATVLLAAVTVVATWYAGQKLRALKLAGEE; encoded by the coding sequence ATGTACGACCCCACAGTCGCCCGGCTCACCTACCGGGCCCTGCTCGGCCGGCGCCGGGCCGCCATCCTCTTCGTCCTGCCCGCCCTGCTGGTGCTCATCGCCGTCGCGGTACGGATGTTCGCGGGAGCCGATGACCAGGTCGCCTCGGATGTGCTGGGCGGCTTCGCCATCGCCACGATGGTGCCGCTGATCGGCGTGATCGCCGGTACCGGAGCCATCGGTCCCGAGATCGACGACGGATCGATCGTCTATCTGCTGGCCAAGCCGGTGAAGCGGCCGACGATCATCTTCACCAAGCTGATCGTGGCCATCGCCGTCACGATGGTCTTCTCCGCGCTGCCCACGCTGATCGCGGGACTGATCCTCAACGGCAACGGCCAGCAGATCGCGGTGGCGTACACCATCGCCGCACTGGTCGCCTCGATCGCGTACAGCTCACTGTTCCTGCTGCTGGGCACGGTCAGCAGGCACGCGGTCGTCTTCGGCCTCGTCTACGCCCTGGTGTGGGAGGCCCTGTTCGGCACTCTGGTGCCGGGGGCGCGCACGCTCAGCGTGCAGCAGTGGTCCCTCGCGGTCGCCGAGAAGGTCGGCGGCGCGGGCACGATCACCTCCGACGTCGGGCTGCCGGTCGCGACCGTCCTGCTGGCGGCGGTCACGGTCGTGGCGACCTGGTACGCAGGGCAGAAGCTGCGCGCGCTGAAGCTGGCCGGGGAAGAGTGA
- a CDS encoding MerR family transcriptional regulator yields MSGRGYSSAAAGRSAAAEYRIEDLAHASGATVRTIRAYQDRGLLPTPERRGRANVYRDTHLSRLRQIADLLDRGYTLASIKELLEAWDTGRGLGGVLGLVAEVHGPWTDEQADRITRAELNARFGGNPDDEAVAEAVDLGVLERIPGRDDEFLVPSPQELAVAVELHAAGVPLSAISGHLRELRGQVEHIASRFLEFTTEHVFARYLGHRPPTDSDAAEAATMVRKLRPLAQQTVDAELARAMRVFATRHLEHHLGSDRPLTSATSPSAMCPVGLPPETIRSVQRLVGSENVSAFIAAAAEREVQSRTLDTLASFTNEVKCITHND; encoded by the coding sequence GTGAGCGGCCGCGGGTACTCGTCGGCGGCGGCCGGCCGGTCCGCCGCCGCCGAGTACCGGATCGAGGACCTGGCGCATGCGAGCGGCGCCACGGTCCGGACGATCCGCGCCTACCAGGACCGCGGCCTGCTGCCGACGCCGGAACGGCGCGGCCGGGCCAACGTGTACCGCGACACCCACCTCTCCCGGCTCCGGCAGATCGCCGATCTGCTGGATCGCGGCTACACCCTGGCCAGCATCAAGGAACTCCTGGAGGCCTGGGACACGGGTCGCGGCCTGGGCGGGGTGCTCGGGCTCGTCGCCGAGGTGCACGGCCCCTGGACGGACGAGCAGGCCGACCGGATCACCCGGGCCGAGCTGAACGCCAGGTTCGGCGGCAATCCGGACGACGAGGCGGTCGCCGAGGCGGTGGACCTCGGCGTGCTCGAACGCATACCGGGGCGGGATGACGAGTTCCTGGTCCCGAGCCCGCAAGAGCTGGCCGTAGCAGTCGAGTTGCACGCCGCCGGCGTACCTCTCAGCGCAATCTCCGGCCATCTGAGGGAGCTTCGCGGCCAGGTCGAGCACATCGCCTCACGCTTCCTGGAGTTCACCACCGAGCACGTCTTCGCGCGGTATCTCGGTCATCGCCCACCGACGGACTCGGACGCGGCGGAAGCGGCCACGATGGTGCGCAAGCTGCGCCCGCTCGCCCAGCAGACGGTGGACGCCGAACTGGCACGTGCGATGCGGGTGTTCGCCACCCGGCATCTGGAACACCACCTCGGCTCGGACAGGCCGCTCACCTCGGCAACCTCGCCATCCGCCATGTGCCCTGTGGGTCTGCCACCGGAGACAATTCGGTCCGTACAACGCCTGGTTGGATCGGAGAACGTATCCGCCTTCATCGCAGCTGCGGCAGAACGCGAGGTGCAATCACGGACATTGGACACACTTGCCTCATTTACCAACGAAGTAAAGTGTATTACTCACAACGATTGA
- a CDS encoding ABC transporter ATP-binding protein produces MTTIEIDHTSRWFGNVVAVNDVSMTVGPGVTGLLGPNGAGKSTLINMMAGFLAPSTGTVTLDGQTIWRNEAVYKEIGIVPEREGMYDFLTGREFVVANAELQGLSDSEAQKALATVEMEYAQDRKISTYSKGMRQRVKMASALVHEPSVLLLDEPFNGMDPRQRMQLMELLRRMGAEGRTVLFSSHILEEVEQLASHIEVIVAGRHAASGDFRKIRRLMTDRPHRYLVRSSDDRALAAALIADPSTAGIEVDLGEQALRIQAVDFGRFTELLPKVAREHGIRLLTVSPSDESLESVFSYLVAA; encoded by the coding sequence GTGACCACCATCGAGATCGACCACACCTCGCGCTGGTTCGGCAATGTGGTCGCCGTCAACGACGTGAGCATGACGGTGGGCCCGGGTGTCACCGGGCTGCTCGGCCCCAACGGCGCGGGGAAGTCCACGCTGATCAACATGATGGCCGGCTTCCTCGCCCCGTCGACGGGCACCGTCACGCTCGACGGGCAGACGATCTGGCGCAACGAAGCGGTGTACAAGGAGATCGGGATCGTGCCCGAGCGGGAAGGGATGTACGACTTCCTGACCGGCCGCGAATTCGTCGTCGCCAATGCCGAATTGCAGGGGCTGAGTGACTCGGAGGCGCAGAAGGCGCTGGCCACGGTCGAGATGGAGTACGCGCAGGACCGCAAGATCTCGACGTACAGCAAGGGCATGCGCCAGCGCGTGAAGATGGCGTCCGCCCTGGTCCACGAACCGTCGGTACTGCTGCTCGACGAGCCGTTCAACGGGATGGACCCGCGCCAGCGGATGCAGCTGATGGAACTGCTGCGACGGATGGGGGCCGAGGGCCGTACGGTGCTCTTCTCCTCCCACATCCTCGAAGAGGTCGAACAACTCGCCTCGCACATCGAGGTGATCGTGGCGGGACGGCACGCGGCATCCGGTGACTTCCGGAAGATCCGCCGGCTCATGACGGACCGCCCGCACCGCTATCTCGTACGCTCCAGCGACGACCGCGCCCTGGCCGCCGCGCTCATCGCCGACCCGTCCACGGCCGGTATCGAGGTGGACCTGGGAGAACAGGCCCTGCGTATCCAGGCGGTCGACTTCGGACGTTTCACCGAGCTACTGCCGAAGGTCGCACGTGAACACGGAATTCGCCTTCTGACCGTTTCGCCGTCCGACGAGTCCCTCGAATCGGTCTTTTCCTATCTCGTAGCGGCCTGA
- a CDS encoding SDR family oxidoreductase, translated as MSPQSLPGARERRVRTGGIELCVAELGDESRPTVVLVHGYPDSKEVWSDVARQLADQWHVVLYDVRGHGRSTAPKPLRGGFTLEKLTDDFLAVVDAVSPDRPVHLVGHDWGSVQSWEFATVKRTEGRIASFTSMSGPSLDHFGHWIKQRMARPTPRRVGQLLGQGAKSWYVYMLHTPVLPELAWRGPLGRQWPRILQRLEKVPPGDYPTSSLPSDAAHGAWLYRDNVRTRLRRPRTDAYAHVPVQLITPTGDIFLSEKLYDQLELWAPQLVRRSLPAKHWVPRTRPDRIASWISEFVAANESARAEGRPVQDTAPTGAYGDRFGGQLVLVTGAAGGIGRATAFAFAEAGARVVAVDRDAEGAARTAEMARLIGSPAAWGEAVDVSDEQAMEKLAEKVAGEYGIVDVLVNNAGIGLSGSFLETTSEDWKNVLDVNLWGVIHGCRIFGRQMAERGQGGHIVNTASAAAYQPSRALPAYSTSKAAVLMLSECLRAELADRSIGVSAICPGIVNTNITATTHFAGADAEEEKRLRKRTSRLYGLRNYPPERVADAILKAVVRNQAVVPVTAEARGARFLSRFSPGALRGIARLKPPL; from the coding sequence ATGAGTCCGCAGAGTCTGCCGGGGGCGCGCGAGCGCCGGGTCCGTACGGGCGGAATCGAGCTGTGCGTCGCCGAGTTGGGTGACGAGTCACGGCCGACGGTCGTGCTCGTCCACGGCTACCCGGACAGTAAGGAGGTCTGGTCGGACGTGGCGAGGCAGCTGGCCGATCAGTGGCACGTCGTGCTGTACGACGTACGCGGGCACGGCCGGTCCACGGCGCCGAAGCCGCTGCGCGGGGGCTTCACCCTGGAGAAGCTCACCGATGACTTCCTGGCCGTCGTCGATGCGGTGAGCCCGGACCGGCCGGTGCACCTGGTCGGGCACGACTGGGGGTCGGTCCAGTCCTGGGAGTTCGCCACGGTCAAGCGGACCGAGGGCCGGATCGCCTCGTTCACCTCGATGTCCGGGCCCTCCCTGGACCACTTCGGCCACTGGATCAAGCAACGGATGGCCCGGCCCACCCCGCGCCGCGTCGGCCAACTGCTGGGACAGGGCGCCAAGTCCTGGTACGTCTACATGCTGCATACGCCGGTCCTGCCCGAGCTCGCCTGGCGCGGCCCGCTCGGCAGGCAGTGGCCGCGGATCCTCCAGCGGCTGGAGAAGGTGCCTCCGGGCGACTATCCGACGTCCTCCCTGCCCAGCGACGCGGCGCACGGCGCCTGGCTCTACCGCGACAACGTCCGAACCCGGCTGCGCCGACCGCGTACCGACGCCTATGCGCATGTACCGGTCCAGCTGATCACACCGACCGGCGACATCTTCCTGTCGGAGAAGCTGTACGACCAACTGGAGCTGTGGGCACCTCAGTTGGTACGCCGTTCGCTGCCCGCAAAGCACTGGGTGCCGCGCACCAGGCCGGACCGGATCGCCTCCTGGATCAGCGAGTTCGTCGCCGCCAACGAGTCGGCGCGGGCCGAGGGCCGACCGGTGCAGGACACCGCGCCGACCGGGGCGTACGGGGACCGGTTCGGCGGACAACTGGTCCTCGTGACGGGCGCGGCCGGGGGCATCGGCCGGGCCACCGCTTTCGCCTTCGCCGAGGCGGGTGCCCGGGTGGTGGCCGTGGACCGGGACGCGGAGGGCGCGGCCAGGACGGCGGAGATGGCCCGGTTGATCGGCTCCCCGGCGGCCTGGGGCGAAGCGGTCGACGTCAGCGACGAACAGGCGATGGAGAAGCTCGCCGAGAAGGTCGCCGGCGAGTACGGCATCGTCGACGTCCTGGTCAACAACGCCGGGATCGGTCTGTCCGGCTCCTTTCTGGAGACGACGAGCGAGGACTGGAAGAACGTCCTCGACGTCAATCTGTGGGGGGTCATCCACGGCTGCCGGATCTTCGGCAGGCAGATGGCCGAGCGCGGTCAGGGCGGCCACATCGTCAACACGGCTTCCGCCGCCGCCTATCAGCCCTCCCGGGCGCTGCCCGCCTACAGCACCTCCAAGGCCGCCGTACTGATGCTCAGCGAGTGCCTGCGGGCCGAGCTCGCCGACCGGTCGATCGGAGTCAGCGCGATCTGCCCGGGCATCGTCAACACGAACATCACCGCGACGACGCACTTCGCCGGTGCCGACGCCGAGGAGGAGAAGCGGTTGCGGAAGCGGACCAGCCGCTTGTACGGGCTCCGCAACTATCCGCCGGAGAGGGTCGCCGACGCGATCCTCAAAGCGGTGGTTCGCAACCAGGCCGTCGTGCCGGTGACCGCGGAGGCCCGCGGCGCCCGGTTCCTGTCCCGTTTCAGCCCCGGTGCGCTGCGCGGGATCGCCCGGCTGAAGCCGCCGCTGTGA